The Deinococcus detaillensis genomic interval AGGTGATTGGCAGCTCAAAGACGCAGTGAGACAGTTGCAAAGCTGATGGGCTGTGGAATTTGTCATATATGACGCGAAGTGAGAAAAACCAAACCGCTTTGGGGCTAGGAGATGAGAGCTTGCAGCGCTCATGATGGAACCATGACTAATTTGACTTTGAAACAACCCGCGTTGGCGTTGGCCCTCCTCGGTACGTCGCTCGTTTTGGGCGCTTGCGGGTCGACGACGCCGGTAACGCCTCCAGCCACTCAGCCGACTGCTGTCTCCGGTACGTTGGTTCCTTTCACCGCAGGAACGGCTGACAATGTCACCAGCCAACAAGCTAACCTAAGTTCTCCTTTAACTGCAACGGGAAACTTTGATATTGCTTTGCCTGACGTTGCGACGATGAATTCAACTCACGCCAAAGATTTGAACAGTGCAGACAACACTTTCGGTTTGTGCACTGGCTCTCCAATCACCGCGCCTAGTGGCTTCAAATCGGTTGCTATCACCACACTTATTTCTCAGAAAGGTGCAACCTTTGTTGCTGAAAACGTAGCTGGCTCAACTGTGTCTTACAAAGGCTGGTGGTTCGCGAATATGGCAGGAACCGTAACAGTCAATGCTAATTGCATAGGATTTGGTAACGTGAATCAGTCTCTAACATTCAAGCAAGGTTGGAACGTCATGGATTTCACTTATAATGGCACGTCAACATCAATAGCGCTGGCTCCCAATCAAACCCCCGGCCGCCTGACTTGGAAGAATAAGAACGCTGTCCAGTCGCTGTCTTCACAGGCTCTCAACCCTTACCTGTTTAATCCTTGGGCCGCCCTCAACAGGTAAATCAATCACTTGCTTCAATTCTCTACCCGCTTCGGCGGGTTTTTTCATTCCCACTCCCCAACCCCGAAACTCTTTTCATCCCCGACTCGTATGCTGAGCCATGAGCGATAACGGCAACATCCTAGAGGCACTCACCCCGCCTGAAACCCTCAAAGCCCCCAAAGCCGTGCCGAGCATCGCCCCCGATCAGGGCCGCGACATGACCCCGCTGAGCGGTGAAGACAAAACCCGCTTAGACGAAATGGCCCGCGCTTTCGTGCAGGACGTGACCAAGCTCGACGCGCACGGCGAAGGCTTTAAGCGCAAACTCGACTCGGTTCACGCGCTGGGCATGGACGAACAGCGCTCGGCGGCGCAGGTCAGCAACCGGATGCTGGAACGCCCCCTGCGGGCCACCAAAGCGGGCGTGTTTGACGAAGGCTCCAGCATCATCAAAGGGCTGACCGATCTGCGCCACACCGTCGAAGAACTCGATCCCAGCCGGGGCACGCCCGCCAAGCGGTTTTTTGGCATGCTGCCCGGTGGCAAAAAAGTCCAGAGCTATATAGAGCGCTACGCCAGCGCCCAAGACCACCTCAACGCTATTTTGGACACGCTTTACCGCTCGCAAGACGAACTGCGAAAAGACAACGCCTCCATCGAAACCGAGAAAGTGGCGCTGTGGAACGTGATGCAAAAGCTGCGCCAATACGCCTACGTGGGCCAAGCCGTAGATGACGCCCTGACCGAGCGCCTCACCATGCTGGAGCAGACCGATCCCGAAAAAGCCCGGATGGTGCGCGAGGAGTTGCTGTTCGCCATTCGCCAGCGCATCACCGATCTGCTGACCCAGTTGGCCGTCAGCGTGCAAGGCTACTTGGCGCTCGATCTGGTACGCAAAAACAACTTGGAACTGGTCAAAGGCGTTGACCGCGCCACCACCACCACCATCAGCGCCCTGAGAACCGCTGTGCTGGTGTCGCAGGCGCTCGGTACGCAGCAAATGGTCTTGGAGCAGGTCACGGCGCTCAACACCACCACCGGCAACATGATCGAAAGCACCTCTAATTTGCTGCGTACCCAGTCGGCCCGCATTCAGGAAGGCGCGGGCAGCGCGACCGTCAATGTGGAGCAGCTTCAGAACGCCTTCAAGAACGTTTACGCCGCGCTTGACGCCATCAGTGAATACAAAGTGCGGGCGCTGGAGAACTTCCGCCAGACCACCCAGATTCTGGCCAAGGAAGTCGGCACCGCCCAAACCTACCTCGACAGGGAGCGCCAGCAAGTCTCGCAGGATATTGCCAGCGAGTTGAAGTTCAGCGAGACGGTGGTAAAAGAGGGAGAGCTGAAGCTGTAGGAGGTTGCAAAGGGCAGCGTTCTCCTGGGAGGAACGGCCACGCACGGGAGTCCGTTTAGGATGGCGGGTCATTATTCACGGCACGTGCTGGGCGAAGCGGACATACTTTCTGCACGTCCCACACGCTAAGCTGTCCTCCGTGTCTGACGGCTCCCCCTTTCCTTACGTTGACCCTGCCACCATCCGCACGGGGCTGCATTACCTCGACTTGGCAGGCATCTTCGCCTTTTCCATGTCGGGGGCGCTGACAGCGGTTCGCAAGCGCTTTGATATTTTTGGCGTGCTGGTGCTGGGCGGCGTCACGGCCGTCGGCGGCGGCAGCATCCGCGACACGTTGACCGGTAAGGGGCTGCCCCTCTTTTTGCAAGATGAAACCTACTTGTGGGTGGCTTTGCTCGGCTCATTGCTGGCGTTTTCCTTCGGCGAGCGGCTGGCCCGCTTCGAGCGCACCATCAGCTTTTTTGACACCATCGGGCTGGCTTTGTTTGCTGCCAGCGGCGCACTGCTCGGCGTGCGGCTGGGGCTGGGGCCACTGGGCGTGACCTTTGTGGGGATGCTCAGCGGAGTGGGCGGCGGCATTATCCGCGACCTCCTGGCGGCTCAGGTGCCGGAGGTGATGTACCGCAACGATCAGCTTTACGCCACTGCCGCCGCGCTGGGAGCCATCACGGTGTATTTTATTCACCCTTATTTCGGCGACCTCGAAACGCAACTTCTCGCCTCCGCGCTCGTTGTGGTGGTGCGTTGGATATCACGCCGAGGCTGGGTACGTCTGCCGGTGCGCCGTTTGCCTAGCAAACTGGAGTGATGATGCATAAAAGAAAATTATTTTTCGTTGCAGCTGCCAATCTTACCCTTATAGGCTGCTCTACACCTAAGGAAGTGGAGACCTTTGGTGGTTTACGCTGGAATTCGTCGAAAGAGGAGGCTGAAGACCGATTAGAGCAACTAGGCTTTAGTGTCGCAGGTAATGGCAAAAACTACTCGAGTTGGACTGGGTGGATTGGAAACCGTAAGGCATCTGTGGATATAAACTTTGATACGCACGATAGGCTAAATCTCATATCTGTCTCGAACGCTATATACTCCAGCCATGTGGAGGAGCCAGCGTATGTAGAAGGCAAGTTAAGTTTCGATAAGTTTTATAGGGAACTTAAGCAAGAGGAGGAAATATGGAGAAGATATTTTAGTGAGTGTGGCAAAACATATACAACTCTAAATAAGAAATATAAACTGTTATCCTCAGCTATACCCAATGCGTATTCCGATCTACCAGAGAATGAGAGTATGCTGAAGATTATAAACTACAGAAAATCTCCTGAAGAAGACAGATTTTTGGTGGAATTTGAAGGATCAAGTGGCTCAGTCCATTTTATGTGCTGGCTCGGTATCAATCCTTTCAATAATGGAAACGATTTGATGGGGCAAGTTCTAACAACTTACGAGCGACCCGTAGTTGAAAAGATAAATTTTTAGCTCGGCTAGTTCTATTTGTCTGCGCCGTACTCGCTGCCCAGATTCTCCTTCAACTCTTCCATCTTTTCCCCGCTGTCAAAGTCCGGCGCTAAGCCGTTGGCGTCCATCTCGCCGGTGCCGCCCTGCATGCCTTCCTGAATCGTCGCGTCCGGGGTGGTGTCGCTTTCGCCGCTGTATCCGTCTGGCAAGCCGCCTTCCGCTTTGTTGGTCATGCTCTATGCTGGCTAAAGGCCATGAGAACACCCAGCCAGCCGCACGAACGGGCCTTTATCTGACTCGAAATCAGGGAACCACTTGCACGGCCACGGCTTGCCACTTTCCGGCGCGGCGGGCGTAGACGCGCAAATGGCTCTGCGCGTGAACCCCGTTGGCACTCAGCTCCCCGCGCGTGATGGCGGTGTCGCCGTAGAGCTGGGCGACTTGACGCCTAAACACCAGAACGTCTTCGGGATAAGTGGTGATGGCCCGCTGCAACACGGCTTTGCTGATCACCTGTCCGTCCGGCAAAAAGCCTGACCAATCGTCGGCAATCAGATCGTTGAGTGCTTGCGCGTCCCGGTTTTGGTAAGCGGCGTTCCAAGCGTCATCCAAAATCAGTACGGCATTGATGGTCAAAAAATCGTCCAAACCGGCAATATCGTCTGAGAAAGCGTTCAAGGCACGACCTGCACCGCCACCGCTTGCCATCTTCCGGCGCGGCGGGCATAAATTCGCAAAAAGCTCTGAACATATTGGCCGTTGGCCGTGAGGCTGCCGCGTACCACCGCCGTATCGCCGTACAGCTGAGCCGTTTGGCGCTCGAAACTCAGCGCCGCCTCGGGGTTGCTCGGCACGTCCGCGAGGAGTTGGAGCTTGGTGGCAACGCCGCCGTCAGCGAAGAGGGCCAGCCAGTCGTCGGCCAGTACGCCGCCGAGCAGCCCGGCGTCTCTGCTTTGGTAGCCCCGGTTCCAGGCGTCATCCAAAGCCAAAACTTCGGCCAAAGCGGGGGGAGTGTCGGCGTCCATTCGGCTCAGGATAGCAAATCAGTCTGCCGCTTCGACCCGCGCCGGATAAACTTCCAACTCGTTGTAATAAGCGTCGCGCAGCACCGGCAAGCGTCCGGCCTGCTGAATCATGTTGATCATCCGCTCTTTGCTCAGGCCCAGCGGACTGGTCGCGCCAGCAGCGTGGGCGATGTGCTCATCCACGATGGTGCCGTCCACGTCTGAGACGCCCCAATCGAGGCTGACCTGGG includes:
- a CDS encoding nuclear transport factor 2 family protein — its product is MDADTPPALAEVLALDDAWNRGYQSRDAGLLGGVLADDWLALFADGGVATKLQLLADVPSNPEAALSFERQTAQLYGDTAVVRGSLTANGQYVQSFLRIYARRAGRWQAVAVQVVP
- a CDS encoding trimeric intracellular cation channel family protein; translated protein: MSDGSPFPYVDPATIRTGLHYLDLAGIFAFSMSGALTAVRKRFDIFGVLVLGGVTAVGGGSIRDTLTGKGLPLFLQDETYLWVALLGSLLAFSFGERLARFERTISFFDTIGLALFAASGALLGVRLGLGPLGVTFVGMLSGVGGGIIRDLLAAQVPEVMYRNDQLYATAAALGAITVYFIHPYFGDLETQLLASALVVVVRWISRRGWVRLPVRRLPSKLE
- a CDS encoding toxic anion resistance protein, which translates into the protein MSDNGNILEALTPPETLKAPKAVPSIAPDQGRDMTPLSGEDKTRLDEMARAFVQDVTKLDAHGEGFKRKLDSVHALGMDEQRSAAQVSNRMLERPLRATKAGVFDEGSSIIKGLTDLRHTVEELDPSRGTPAKRFFGMLPGGKKVQSYIERYASAQDHLNAILDTLYRSQDELRKDNASIETEKVALWNVMQKLRQYAYVGQAVDDALTERLTMLEQTDPEKARMVREELLFAIRQRITDLLTQLAVSVQGYLALDLVRKNNLELVKGVDRATTTTISALRTAVLVSQALGTQQMVLEQVTALNTTTGNMIESTSNLLRTQSARIQEGAGSATVNVEQLQNAFKNVYAALDAISEYKVRALENFRQTTQILAKEVGTAQTYLDRERQQVSQDIASELKFSETVVKEGELKL
- a CDS encoding nuclear transport factor 2 family protein, giving the protein MNAFSDDIAGLDDFLTINAVLILDDAWNAAYQNRDAQALNDLIADDWSGFLPDGQVISKAVLQRAITTYPEDVLVFRRQVAQLYGDTAITRGELSANGVHAQSHLRVYARRAGKWQAVAVQVVP